In one window of Miscanthus floridulus cultivar M001 chromosome 12, ASM1932011v1, whole genome shotgun sequence DNA:
- the LOC136497623 gene encoding G-type lectin S-receptor-like serine/threonine-protein kinase B120 isoform X1 — protein MDMVYIAAFILIFLISLCQSDNQLTQTKPLLPNDTLISEGGDFALGFFSPTNSSKKLYIGIWYHGIAERTVVWVANRDNPITTPSAKLAITSNSELVSSDSQGHTLWTSNTSGGAGASAVLLNSGNFVLRSPKGTEIWRSFDHPTDTILPTMRVLMSYKAQSVTRLVAWKGPGDPSTGDVSCSVDPASNFQMFIWKGTLPYFRFSLFTDNAVSGGSYQSNGISIVMYQEMINTGDELYYTYTVSGSPYVRISFEYTGKAGLLIWNSTTSSWAVISERPDADCELYASCGPFGYCDHTEAVPSCRCLDGFELLDSLNFSRGCRRKEALKCGNKDYFITMPNMKVLDKFLHIRNRSFDQCAAECTLNCSCVAYSYANLSNVGTTGDTSRCLVWTDDPIDMEKASFLDNLMYIRLGQSPVHKKSTLLKILLPTIACLLLLTLAALVWTCKSRGMEKKKSPHFQKALSMCRCSRNKRGSIHVSTITGKLRKKRVQKRRMLEYLSSTDEPGGKNIEFPFISFENIVTATDNFSHCNMIGKGGFGKVYKGPLEGTNEVAVKRLSKSSGQGAEEFRNEVVLIAKLQHKNLVRLLGCCIHEEEKLLVYEYMPNKSLDYFLFGSARKSMLQWSTRFKIIKGIARGIMYLHQDSRLTIIHRDLKASNILLDKEMSPKISNFGMARIFCGDQHQANTNRVVGTYGYMSPEYAMEGAFSVKSDTYSFGVLLLEIVSGIKISSPNHMMDFPNLIVYAWNLWKDDKIEDLVDSSVKENCPLDEVSRCIHIGLLCVQDSPNCRPLMSAVVFMLENKTTPLLTPIQPVYFARRDARPENAADDRVLSVNNMSLTVLEAR, from the exons atggatatggtgtatATTGCCGCCTTCATCCTCATATTCCTAATCTCACTCTGCCAATCCGACAACCAGCTGACACAAACAAAGCCACTCTTGCCCAATGACACGCTCATCTCGGAAGGCGGGGACTTTGCTCTTGGCTTCTTTTCCCCTACCAATTCCAGCAAGAAGTTATACATAGGAATTTGGTACCACGGCATTGCAGAACGCACTGTGGTCTGGGTCGCCAACCGTGACAACCCAATCACCACGCCATCAGCGAAGCTCGCCATCACTAGCAACTCAGAGCTAGTGTCGTCGGATTCCCAGGGCCACACTCTTTGGACAAGCAACACAAGTGGAGGTGCCGGAGCTTCTGCGGTGCTACTCAACTCTGGGAACTTTGTCCTTCGGTCGCCGAAAGGCACAGAGATATGGCGAAGCTTTGATCACCCGACCGATACAATTCTTCCAACCATGAGGGTTCTGATGAGCTACAAGGCACAATCGGTAACACGCCTTGTTGCTTGGAAGGGTCCTGGCGATCCATCAACTGGGGATGTCTCTTGTAGTGTTGATCCTGCCTCGAACTTTCAGATGTTCATTTGGAAGGGGACTTTGCCGTATTTCCGTTTCTCTCTTTTTACTGATAATGCGGTGTCTGGTGGCTCATACCAGAGCAATGGTATCTCCATCGTCATGTACCAAGAGATGATCAACACAGGGGACGAGTTATACTATACGTACACAGTCTCTGGCTCACCCTACGTACGCATTTCTTTTGAATACACAGGCAAGGCGGGTCTCCTGATTTGGAACAGCACCACGTCGTCATGGGCAGTCATTTCTGAGCGTCCTGATGCTGACTGCGAGCTCTATGCTTCTTGTGGTCCGTTCGGCTATTGCGACCACACAGAGGCAGTCCCATCCTGCCGGTGCCTTGATGGGTTTGAGCTCCTGGACAGTCTCAATTTCTCTAGAGGATGCCGGAGAAAGGAAGCGCTAAAATGTGGAAACAAAGACTATTTCATCACCATGCCTAATATGAAGGTTCTTGACAAGTTCTTGCACATTAGGAATAGAAGCTTCGATCAGTGTGCAGCCGAGTGTACTCTAAACTGCTCGTGTGTGGCATACTCCTATGCCAACCTAAGCAATGTTGGTACTACGGGTGACACATCGAGGTGTTTGGTCTGGACTGATGATCCTATCGACATGGAGAAGGCCAGCTTTTTAGACAACTTAATGTACATCCGACTTGGCCAATCTCCTG TTCATAAGAAGAGCACTTTGCTGAAAATTTTACTCCCAACTATAGCATGTCTGCTGCTACTCACACTCGCAGCCCTTGTCTGGACATGTAAAAGCAGAGGTATGGAAAAAAAAAAGAGCCCTCATTTTCAGAAAGCACTGTCAATGTGCAGATGTTCAAGGAACAAAAGGGGATCCATTCATGTTTCTACGATTACAGGCAAACTGCGAAAGAAGAGAGTCCAGAAAAGAagaatgctagaatacttgagtTCTACAGATGAACCTGGGGGCAAGAATATAGAGTTCCCATTTATTAGCTTTGAAAACATTGTCACAGCAACAGACAATTTCTCTCATTGCAATATGATTGGGAAAGGAGGTTTTGGCAAAGTATACAAG GGACCGTTGGAAGGTACCAATGAAGTAGCTGTCAAGAGACTTAGTAAGAGTTCTGGGCAAGGTGCCGAGGAGTTCAGAAATGAAGTAGTCTTGATTGCAAAGTTGCAGCACAAGAACCTAGTTAGGCTTCTCGGTTGTTGTATTCATGAAGAGGAGAAGCTGTTGGTTTATGAATATATGCCCAACAAAAGCTTGGATTACTTTCTCTTCG GCTCTGCAAGAAAATCAATGCTTCAGTGGTCAACAAGGTTTAAAATAATCAAGGGGATAGCACGAGGAATTATGTATTTGCATCAGGACTCTAGATTAACTATAATCCATAGAGATCTCAAAGCAAGCAACATTTTGTTAGATAAAGAGATGAGCCCTAAGATATCAAATTTTGGCATGGCTAGGATATTCTGTGGCGACCAGCATCAAGCAAATACAAACCGAGTTGTTGGGACATA TGGCTATATGTCACCTGAATATGCAATGGAAGGTGCATTTTCAGTCAAGTCAGACACCTACAGCTTTGGTGTTCTACTATTGGAAATTGTGAGTGGAATAAAGATCAGTTCACCAAACCATATGATGGATTTTCCTAACCTTATAGTCTAT GCATGGAACCTATGGAAGGATGACAAGATAGAAGATTTGGTGGACTCATCTGTTAAAGAGAATTGTCCTCTCGATGAAGTTTCACGATGCATCCATATAGGACTTTTGTGTGTTCAAGACAGTCCAAACTGTAGGCCACTAATGTCAGCAGTTGTGTTCATGCTGGAGAACAAAACCACTCCACTCCTAACACCAATACAACCTGTGTATTTTGCACGTAGGGATGCCAGACCTGAAAATGCTGCCGATGACAGGGTATTATCCGTGAATAACATGAGCCTCACGGTGCTAGAGGCCCGTTAG